In one window of Athene noctua chromosome 17, bAthNoc1.hap1.1, whole genome shotgun sequence DNA:
- the LOC141967604 gene encoding transmembrane protein 209-like, with the protein MEPPPSQPAVPEERDWKRGQSTLSPPPSKRRALAARPGAPGGVMRGAGRTENLISSYYNITCWPIWHLDLAPLASLFILNAAFDFWVYFKYTVAPTSLVASPRQQTLLGLQNAAGGEESLGLLHPQCSFWFSLPAPSPPPWGQSVLSYSPSRCPRTHPQFGTGCVPGYSPQGRALPSGSASYSLTGTSSPSSSCTQVSSPSSSPSRSPSPSSAGPVESGGLRSRCRSSPALCNSTGAEEDVTDLKALHALLRREEQRRQRVQLGIVSGGSDSSSPSSSPALGNCSRSIADCVQVLRKFRYQLACRPRAPSPHKDVPDLRSIWAAEEVWARGTMQRHLLGPMDSWTMKFRNWINETIVVPLVQKIESVSIQLQRMVCPELQIRGCLSICAAEAVSRRSPAKQMLLACGRDCAEAIGRRPWVMQFRGYG; encoded by the exons ATGGAGCCGCccccgtcccagccggccgtgccagaggagAGGGACTGGAAGCGGGGCcagagcaccctgtcaccgccccccagcaagcgcagggcgctcGCAGCCAGGCCGGGGGCGCCGGGGGGAGTGAtgaggggagcggggcg gactgaaaatctcaTCAGCTCATATTACAACATCACATGCTGGCCAATCTGGCatcttg atcTCGCACCACTTGCATCTCTGTTCATCCTGAACGCTGCCTTTGATTTCTGGGTGTACTTCAAATACACAgtggcaccgaccagcctggtcgcgagTCCTCGCCAGCAGaccctgctggggttgcagaatgcagctGG CGGGGAGGAGAGTTTGGGGCTGCTGCATCCGCAATGCTCATTCTGGTTTTCCCTTCCGGCACCTTCTCCTCCGCCCTGGGGCCAGAGTGTGCTGAGTTACAGCCCGTCCCGCTGCCCTCGCACCCACCCACAGTTTGGTACCGGTTGTGTCCCGGGGTACAGCCCCCAAGGACGGGCTCTGCCAAGCGGCAGCGCTTCTTACAGCCTTACTGGAACCTCTTccccgagcagcagctgcactcag GtttccagccccagctcctctcccagcaggtcaCCGTCCCCCAGTAGCGCTGGGCCAGTGGAAAGCGGCGGGTTAAGGTCTCGTTGCCGCTCTTCCCCCGCTCTGTGTAATTCTACGGGCGCAGAGGAGGATGTGACAGACCTCAAGGCACTGCACGCCCTCCTTCGGAGAGAGGAACAGAGGCGACAGAGAGTTCAACTCG GAATCGTTTCCGGGGGTTCGGATTCCAgctctccttccagcagcccagctttGGGGAACTGCAGCCGTTCCATCGCCGACTGCGTgcaggtgctgagaaagttcCGGTACCAGCTGGCCTGCAGGCCCCGGGCCCCATCACCACACAAGGATGTACCTGACCTGCGCTCGATATGGGCTGCAGAAGAG GTCTGGGCACGGGGGACGATGCAGCGCCACCTCCTTGGTCCCATGGATTCCTGGACCATGAAGTTCAGAAAC tgGATTAATGAGACTATTGTAGTGCCACTTGTCCAAAAGATTGAGTCTGTGAGCATTCAGCTGCAAAGAATGGTGTGTCCAGAGTTGCAGATCAGAG GCTGCCTTTCCATCTGTGCTGCTGAAGCCGTgtcacgcagatcccctgcaaagcaaatgctTCTGGCTTGCGGGCGCGACTGTGCCGAAGCCATTGGCCGGCGCCCGTGGGTGATGCAGTTCAGGGGCTACGGGTGA